In Archangium violaceum, the following are encoded in one genomic region:
- a CDS encoding FAD-dependent oxidoreductase, translating into MSRAVVIGGGIAGLSAATVLSRHFERVLLVDKDGQDVQHARRGVPQVDHVHVLLRRGWMALGELFPGIDDDLTRAGAAWLDWGPGCYWVGRFGAFPRPPSEITSRSCSRGLLEKTVRARVASNPRIELVERFEAGTFRWDSSRRRILAVKAGDGRELEASLFVDASGRNGPFRSQAVLEKVDARASYSTCVVRVPHAERLPFRQIYVQVCPPRFLRGGGLVPIENGLFLALLVGSGNELPPGDREGFLDYARSLRDPALAQVLPDAEFLGPIHCFRRMAGTRVLSSSLQADNLVMLGDALCAFNPVYGQGMTVGMLSALELGRQLARDGRTSQKAFNELVEGPWLSAASEDLRVPGCSLENVSATRRLAMSLSSLLVDRVTLRATYDPDAHQRMMRVLHMVDPPTALVPLALPLVG; encoded by the coding sequence ATGTCGAGAGCAGTGGTGATTGGCGGTGGGATCGCGGGTCTGTCGGCGGCGACCGTGCTGTCCCGGCACTTCGAGCGCGTCCTGCTGGTGGACAAGGATGGTCAGGACGTCCAGCACGCGCGCCGGGGCGTGCCCCAGGTGGACCACGTCCACGTGTTGCTGCGGCGCGGTTGGATGGCGCTCGGCGAGCTCTTCCCGGGCATCGACGACGACCTGACCCGCGCCGGCGCCGCGTGGCTGGATTGGGGCCCCGGTTGCTACTGGGTCGGTCGCTTCGGCGCCTTCCCGCGTCCTCCCTCCGAAATCACCTCGCGCTCGTGCAGCCGCGGGCTCCTGGAGAAGACGGTTCGTGCTCGCGTCGCCAGCAACCCTCGCATCGAGCTCGTCGAGCGCTTCGAGGCCGGGACGTTCCGCTGGGACTCCTCGCGGCGCCGCATCCTGGCCGTGAAGGCTGGCGATGGTCGCGAGCTGGAGGCCTCGCTCTTCGTCGATGCCTCGGGCCGCAACGGCCCCTTCCGCTCCCAGGCCGTGCTCGAGAAGGTGGATGCCCGGGCGAGCTACTCCACCTGCGTGGTGCGTGTCCCCCACGCCGAGCGGCTGCCGTTCCGGCAGATCTACGTGCAGGTGTGTCCCCCTCGGTTCCTCCGCGGCGGCGGGCTCGTTCCCATCGAGAACGGGTTGTTCCTGGCGCTGCTGGTCGGCTCCGGCAACGAGCTGCCCCCGGGCGACCGCGAGGGCTTCCTCGACTACGCGCGCTCCTTGCGGGACCCCGCCCTCGCACAGGTCCTCCCCGACGCCGAGTTCCTCGGTCCCATCCACTGCTTCCGCAGGATGGCCGGCACTCGCGTCCTGAGCTCGTCGCTCCAGGCCGACAACCTCGTCATGCTCGGGGATGCTCTGTGCGCCTTCAATCCCGTTTATGGGCAGGGCATGACCGTGGGCATGCTGTCCGCGCTCGAGCTCGGACGGCAACTGGCTCGCGACGGGCGCACCTCTCAGAAGGCCTTCAATGAGCTCGTCGAGGGCCCCTGGCTCTCCGCCGCCAGTGAGGATCTCCGCGTGCCCGGGTGCTCTTTGGAGAACGTGAGCGCCACCCGCCGCCTCGCCATGTCACTCAGCAGCCTCCTGGTCGACCGTGTCACGCTCCGCGCCACCTACGACCCGGATGCTCATCAGCGCATGATGCGCGTGCTCCACATGGTCGACCCTCCCACGGCCCTCGTGCCGCTCGCGTTGCCTCTCGTGGGGTAG
- a CDS encoding helicase-related protein: MSFVPGNKVRYLPQPEWGVGHLLSMQDEGAKALVLFPAREGEPVLVSTKGGALVHYALTKGEPVQTAKGRRATVLGEEEGGRGLRRYVIRYADTGEEDELPESEVHALAPRSDLLSTLREGRVGDARAFTLRKQALVLDDERRCDALGALLASRVMVKPHQVGVVQRVLSARRPRFVLADEVGLGKTIEAGMVFSALRLSGLARRVLVVAPSHLTVQWLVELFHKFNQLFTLMDSDRYAQSLKEMPGVSPWARFPLVVTSLEMLARGEEHREAVADEGAFWDLVIIDEAHHLKGEKAFEAAEGLAANSWGLLLLTATPMQLDPAEYHGLLTLIDASTAPTVKGFEQRLARQEELSAAVRGLLEGKDAAGAVKALAARFPDDPKLKTEKDRDALMQHLAETYSLSDRLVRNRRAVVGGFSTRRLHRHPVKLSADELKTRDAALAALASSNLRGAPLGNLLRRLESSPAAFGEALRTNKALAGVAGSLKLPARDAKFGAFLDVLRGRIWGSEPNAKVLVFTESRDTLEALRSELGREGIEALAYHGDLPMVERDRQVARFRDPEGPKVLLCTEVGGEGRNFQFAHHLVHYDLPWSPSTVEQRIGRLDRIGQNHPVEIHVFDPVGTLAADVLMLLADAVGVFGETVGGLDAVLEEVEERLTELALLPRESRVAYAAELKEKVEAARAQVKRAYDPLLDIRSFDREAVARLVTRAQERMGVEPDEEEEQSLDEGLWSVARDLDEKLEETVTELARRVGIGVDTDEQVDAFQCALQFGHALKVEGLPGIDITEDRTVLGSFWRDTAVEAEELEYFATGHPIVEALFGFLRDGPYGRSGARFIEKRGPMKARGVELLYHVQMPEPEDTSPGARVPSRQIARFLERTLVHVAVVEGPTGPKADAAVLSALEADGKSLKGDEWLRLFPGFGAFVEKGVPVAQKAAEADLAKLQARARKAIESERDAALERMRLSLTHQGLEEKAVEAQLSAERTHYERLLTALAGAKVVLDSACGFVINR, encoded by the coding sequence ATGTCGTTCGTTCCTGGCAACAAGGTCCGCTACCTCCCCCAGCCCGAGTGGGGCGTGGGACATCTGCTGTCGATGCAGGACGAGGGCGCCAAGGCGCTCGTCCTCTTCCCCGCCCGGGAGGGAGAGCCGGTGCTGGTGTCCACCAAGGGTGGCGCCCTGGTGCACTACGCCCTGACGAAGGGCGAGCCGGTGCAGACGGCCAAGGGCCGGCGCGCCACCGTGCTGGGCGAGGAGGAGGGCGGCCGGGGCCTGCGCCGCTACGTCATCCGCTACGCGGACACGGGCGAGGAGGACGAGCTGCCGGAGTCCGAGGTGCATGCGCTCGCGCCGCGCTCGGACCTGCTCAGTACGCTGCGCGAGGGGCGGGTGGGGGACGCGCGCGCCTTCACCCTGCGCAAGCAGGCGCTGGTGCTGGATGACGAGCGGCGCTGTGACGCGCTGGGCGCGCTGCTGGCCAGCCGGGTGATGGTGAAGCCCCACCAGGTGGGCGTGGTGCAGCGCGTGCTGAGCGCGCGCCGGCCCCGCTTCGTGCTCGCCGACGAGGTGGGCCTGGGCAAGACGATCGAAGCGGGCATGGTGTTCAGCGCCCTGCGCCTGTCGGGCCTGGCGCGGCGCGTGCTGGTGGTGGCCCCCAGCCACCTCACCGTGCAGTGGCTGGTGGAGCTGTTCCACAAGTTCAACCAGCTCTTCACGCTGATGGACTCGGACCGGTACGCGCAGTCGCTCAAGGAGATGCCGGGCGTGTCCCCGTGGGCGCGCTTCCCGCTGGTGGTGACGAGCCTGGAGATGCTGGCGCGCGGCGAGGAGCACCGCGAGGCCGTGGCCGACGAGGGCGCCTTCTGGGACCTGGTCATCATCGACGAGGCGCACCACCTCAAGGGCGAGAAGGCCTTCGAGGCCGCGGAGGGCCTGGCGGCCAACAGCTGGGGCCTGCTGCTGCTCACGGCGACGCCCATGCAGTTGGACCCCGCCGAGTACCACGGGCTGCTCACGTTGATTGATGCGTCCACGGCGCCCACGGTGAAGGGCTTCGAGCAGCGGCTGGCGCGCCAGGAGGAGCTGAGCGCGGCGGTGCGCGGGCTGCTGGAGGGCAAGGACGCGGCGGGCGCGGTGAAGGCCCTGGCGGCGCGCTTCCCGGATGACCCGAAGCTGAAGACGGAGAAGGATCGGGACGCGCTGATGCAGCACCTGGCGGAGACGTACAGCCTGTCGGACCGGCTGGTGCGCAACCGGCGCGCGGTGGTGGGTGGTTTCTCCACGCGCCGCCTGCACCGCCACCCGGTGAAGCTGTCCGCGGACGAGCTCAAGACGCGGGACGCCGCGCTGGCCGCGCTCGCGTCCTCCAACCTGCGCGGCGCGCCGCTGGGCAACCTGCTGCGCCGCCTGGAGTCGAGCCCCGCCGCCTTCGGCGAGGCCCTGCGCACCAACAAGGCCCTGGCGGGCGTGGCCGGCAGCCTCAAGCTGCCCGCGCGCGACGCGAAGTTCGGCGCCTTCCTGGACGTGCTGCGCGGCCGCATCTGGGGCTCGGAGCCCAACGCCAAGGTGCTCGTGTTCACCGAGAGCCGCGACACCCTGGAGGCCCTGCGCTCGGAGCTGGGCCGCGAGGGCATCGAAGCGCTCGCGTACCATGGCGACCTGCCCATGGTGGAGCGGGACCGGCAGGTGGCGCGCTTCCGCGACCCCGAGGGCCCCAAGGTGCTGCTGTGCACCGAGGTGGGCGGCGAGGGCCGCAACTTCCAGTTCGCGCACCACCTGGTGCACTACGACCTGCCGTGGAGCCCGTCCACGGTGGAGCAGCGCATCGGCCGCCTGGACCGCATCGGGCAGAACCACCCCGTGGAGATTCACGTCTTCGACCCGGTGGGCACGCTGGCGGCGGACGTGCTGATGCTGCTGGCGGACGCGGTGGGCGTGTTCGGCGAGACGGTGGGCGGCCTGGACGCCGTGCTGGAGGAGGTGGAGGAGCGGCTCACGGAGCTGGCCCTGCTGCCGCGCGAGTCTCGCGTGGCGTACGCCGCCGAGCTGAAGGAGAAGGTGGAGGCGGCGCGGGCGCAGGTGAAGCGCGCGTATGACCCGCTGCTGGACATCCGCTCGTTCGACCGCGAGGCCGTGGCTCGGCTGGTGACGCGCGCCCAGGAGCGCATGGGCGTGGAGCCCGACGAGGAGGAGGAGCAGAGCCTCGACGAGGGCCTGTGGAGCGTGGCGCGCGACCTGGACGAGAAGCTCGAGGAGACGGTGACGGAGCTGGCGCGCCGGGTGGGCATCGGCGTGGACACGGACGAGCAGGTGGATGCCTTCCAGTGCGCCTTGCAGTTCGGCCACGCGCTGAAGGTGGAGGGGCTTCCGGGCATCGACATCACCGAGGACCGGACGGTGCTGGGCTCCTTCTGGCGCGACACGGCCGTGGAAGCCGAGGAGCTGGAGTACTTCGCCACCGGCCATCCCATCGTCGAGGCGCTGTTCGGCTTCCTTCGCGACGGGCCCTATGGGCGCAGCGGGGCGCGCTTCATCGAGAAGCGTGGGCCGATGAAGGCCCGGGGCGTGGAGCTGCTCTACCACGTGCAGATGCCGGAGCCCGAGGACACCTCGCCGGGCGCGCGGGTGCCCAGCCGGCAGATCGCCCGCTTCCTGGAGCGCACGCTGGTGCACGTGGCGGTGGTGGAGGGCCCCACGGGCCCCAAGGCCGACGCGGCGGTGCTGTCCGCGCTGGAGGCCGACGGCAAGTCGCTCAAGGGGGACGAGTGGCTGCGGCTCTTCCCGGGCTTCGGTGCCTTCGTGGAGAAGGGCGTGCCCGTGGCGCAGAAGGCCGCCGAGGCCGACCTGGCCAAGCTGCAGGCGCGGGCGCGCAAGGCCATCGAGTCCGAGCGTGACGCGGCGCTGGAGCGGATGCGGCTGTCGCTCACGCACCAGGGGCTGGAGGAGAAGGCCGTGGAGGCGCAGCTCTCCGCCGAGCGCACGCACTACGAGCGTTTGTTGACGGCACTGGCGGGCGCGAAGGTGGTGCTCGACTCCGCCTGCGGCTTCGTCATCAACCGCTGA
- a CDS encoding sensor histidine kinase: MPLHHHLTAPRARVGLLASALLMFTLLTVPLLAPGSLPGEGTPGPLLPLLTGLGGLALGSALSWRLRLTRDNARLRAQVQGAFELVGVAAHDLGNPLLALQLRLYRLRGHLPPDSRAQEGLAIAERETRRMGLLVHDLLDLSRLSAGRLSLEREELDLAALAREVTERFADQAAAMGSPLRLHARGPVRGQWDRERLDRVATNLLSNALKFGQGQPIEVEVLADGPRARFAVRDHGVGIPPEAQQRLFGRFERLGDTGRPGSGLGLYIVRQLVEAHGGTIHVSSLPGQGSTFTVELPQAHA, from the coding sequence ATGCCGCTGCATCATCACCTCACCGCGCCGCGCGCGCGCGTGGGCCTGCTCGCGTCCGCCCTGTTGATGTTCACCCTGCTGACGGTGCCACTGCTGGCGCCGGGCTCCCTCCCAGGCGAAGGGACACCAGGCCCGCTGCTGCCGCTGCTCACGGGCCTGGGCGGGCTGGCCCTGGGGAGCGCGCTGAGCTGGAGGCTGCGCCTGACGCGGGACAACGCGCGGCTGCGCGCCCAGGTGCAGGGCGCCTTCGAGCTGGTGGGCGTGGCCGCGCACGACCTGGGCAACCCCCTGCTGGCGCTCCAGCTGCGCCTGTACCGGTTGCGCGGCCACCTCCCGCCGGACTCCCGGGCCCAGGAGGGCCTGGCCATCGCCGAGCGGGAGACACGCCGCATGGGCCTGCTGGTGCATGACCTGCTGGACCTCTCCCGGCTGTCGGCCGGCCGACTCTCCCTGGAGCGAGAGGAGCTGGACCTGGCCGCGCTCGCCCGCGAGGTGACCGAGCGCTTCGCCGACCAGGCCGCCGCCATGGGCAGCCCCCTGCGGCTCCACGCCCGGGGGCCGGTGCGCGGCCAGTGGGACCGCGAGCGCCTGGACCGGGTGGCCACCAACCTGCTGAGCAACGCCCTCAAGTTCGGCCAGGGCCAACCCATCGAAGTGGAGGTGCTCGCCGACGGGCCCCGCGCCCGGTTCGCGGTGCGCGACCATGGCGTGGGCATCCCTCCCGAGGCCCAGCAGCGCCTCTTCGGCCGCTTCGAGCGCCTGGGCGACACCGGCCGCCCCGGCTCCGGGCTCGGCCTCTACATCGTCCGCCAGCTCGTCGAGGCCCACGGCGGCACCATCCACGTCTCCAGCCTCCCCGGCCAGGGCTCCACCTTCACCGTCGAGCTGCCCCAGGCCCACGCCTGA
- a CDS encoding cytochrome C, whose product MKGIRRGVWLAALALLGTGCGEREALELAPGLVAQAQAQTEEAQADTQTEDLMKPRPVAKPVGLALEVDNGVGTPLRVRAGQTFFINQIDLRAAITATEDRGVDGLRRTGDFASLAWQGTALADADPTFSLNADQTTYTRRRFYRSSHWMQKPSIITVMPVDARGRPTGRVIPLNLGSEDRRKFSDDFFIRRMRAIQWTRDCGSATSCAGAHAFEEEALVEVRNARTGATTFSLSPDTRALLVDWTARSGAPYRIPVEQVQSSTWSYGFNIDITPVTPPRADGTYAPGSEVTFRMTFRDGAGKRLHPEGSLPTYNEFLSGQVESGLQYYRGFSDAATTYYRRKHRECNLSASIIGPAQSIQPLRNIVEMEDFLGPEESISIGTPERDGVYAQAMTVPPANKLFGGAYDPTHAGWDAPVRDTFTNKLPLNAEPGTYLVTVKARRIYLGEDVAASRTIEIQVGTRQHTEVELTTGKCATCHTEGGELGKVLHALDNRATCATCHAPLAFELEGPIAVRTHFVHSRGRFDAPLQQCSSCHVKQETTQRTSKSACLSCHTSYPESHVQKFGPIQHMYVGGGRESFQQCTGACHKTHPGSGF is encoded by the coding sequence ATGAAGGGGATCCGCCGCGGCGTGTGGCTCGCGGCCCTGGCCCTGCTCGGGACGGGCTGCGGTGAGCGCGAGGCGCTCGAGCTGGCCCCCGGCCTCGTGGCCCAGGCCCAGGCGCAGACCGAGGAGGCCCAGGCCGACACGCAGACCGAGGACCTGATGAAGCCCCGGCCGGTGGCGAAGCCGGTGGGCCTGGCGCTCGAGGTGGACAACGGCGTGGGCACGCCCCTGCGGGTGCGGGCCGGGCAGACCTTCTTCATCAATCAGATCGACCTGCGCGCCGCGATAACGGCCACGGAGGACCGGGGCGTGGACGGTCTGCGCCGCACGGGCGACTTCGCGTCGCTGGCCTGGCAGGGCACGGCGCTGGCCGACGCGGACCCCACCTTCTCGCTCAACGCGGACCAGACAACCTACACCCGCCGCCGCTTCTACCGCTCCTCACATTGGATGCAGAAGCCCAGCATCATCACCGTGATGCCCGTGGACGCCCGGGGCCGCCCCACCGGCCGCGTCATCCCCCTGAACCTGGGCAGCGAGGACCGGCGCAAGTTCAGCGACGACTTCTTCATCCGCCGCATGCGCGCCATCCAGTGGACGCGTGACTGCGGCTCGGCCACCTCCTGCGCCGGCGCGCACGCCTTCGAGGAGGAGGCACTGGTGGAGGTGCGCAACGCTCGCACCGGGGCCACCACCTTCAGCCTCTCGCCGGATACCCGCGCCCTGCTGGTGGACTGGACGGCGCGCTCGGGCGCCCCCTACCGCATCCCCGTGGAGCAGGTGCAGAGCTCCACCTGGTCCTACGGCTTCAACATCGACATCACGCCCGTCACCCCCCCGCGCGCGGATGGCACCTACGCCCCCGGCTCGGAGGTGACCTTCCGGATGACCTTCAGGGACGGAGCGGGCAAGCGCCTGCACCCGGAGGGCAGCCTGCCGACCTACAACGAGTTCCTCTCGGGCCAGGTCGAGTCCGGCCTCCAGTACTACCGGGGCTTCTCGGACGCCGCCACGACGTACTATCGTCGCAAGCACCGCGAGTGCAATTTGTCGGCGTCCATCATCGGGCCTGCCCAGAGCATCCAGCCCCTGCGCAACATCGTCGAGATGGAGGACTTCCTCGGTCCCGAGGAGTCCATCTCCATCGGTACGCCCGAGCGGGATGGAGTGTACGCACAGGCCATGACGGTGCCGCCGGCCAACAAGCTCTTCGGTGGCGCGTACGACCCGACGCACGCGGGCTGGGACGCGCCGGTGCGGGACACCTTCACCAACAAGCTGCCGCTCAACGCGGAGCCCGGCACCTACCTGGTGACGGTGAAGGCCCGCCGCATCTACCTGGGCGAGGACGTCGCCGCCAGCCGCACCATCGAGATTCAAGTGGGCACCCGCCAGCACACCGAGGTGGAGCTCACCACGGGCAAGTGCGCCACCTGCCACACCGAGGGCGGCGAGCTGGGCAAGGTGCTGCATGCCCTGGACAACCGCGCCACGTGCGCCACCTGCCACGCCCCGCTCGCCTTCGAGCTGGAGGGGCCCATCGCGGTGCGCACCCACTTCGTCCACTCGCGCGGCCGCTTCGACGCCCCGCTGCAGCAGTGCTCCTCCTGCCACGTGAAGCAGGAGACCACCCAGCGCACCAGCAAGTCCGCCTGCCTCTCGTGCCACACCAGCTACCCCGAGTCGCACGTGCAGAAGTTCGGGCCCATCCAGCACATGTACGTGGGCGGCGGGCGCGAGTCCTTCCAGCAGTGCACCGGCGCCTGCCACAAAACACACCCGGGCAGCGGCTTCTAG
- a CDS encoding FIST signal transduction protein yields MAIVKMQTARTTLSDPLAAAEDLVKQLEGVNPKLVTLFASRDRDQQALNRAVRERLPAGTRLVGATTNGELDNHGIYRGNVVLGALYGDFEVGLGLGTGLTLDAVGAGAMAMKRAAQDLGVRQQDIDSRKFVGLVIDDGFRYKKEELLLGILEKNPALILVGGGASDHELDPAKQSALLHVDGEVATDCVLVALFKTNAPWAALRSHWYVPTGERLVITKVDESAQRALEIDGKPAALRYSELLGIPVEELEYGKPRGFAAQPTALKVGREYFIRSPWKALPDHSILFANLLEEGTELELMKLGDMAGLTRSFFQDELPRRVQNPQAALLFHCGGRMYYSHVVGTTAQLADTLRHAPPAAGMNVNFEIYSGFHINTTLTVLAFGGN; encoded by the coding sequence TTGGCAATCGTGAAGATGCAGACGGCTCGCACCACACTGTCCGACCCGCTCGCGGCCGCCGAGGACCTCGTCAAACAGCTGGAGGGAGTCAACCCCAAGCTCGTCACCCTCTTCGCCTCGAGAGACAGGGATCAGCAGGCGCTCAACCGCGCGGTGCGTGAGCGCCTGCCCGCTGGCACCCGCCTGGTGGGCGCCACCACCAACGGCGAGCTGGACAACCACGGCATCTACCGCGGCAACGTGGTGCTGGGCGCGCTCTACGGCGACTTCGAGGTGGGCCTGGGCCTGGGCACCGGCCTCACCCTGGACGCGGTGGGCGCCGGCGCCATGGCCATGAAGCGCGCCGCGCAGGACCTGGGCGTGCGCCAGCAGGACATCGACTCGCGCAAGTTCGTCGGCCTCGTCATCGACGACGGCTTCCGTTACAAGAAGGAGGAGCTGCTGCTGGGCATCCTCGAGAAGAACCCCGCCCTCATCCTCGTGGGCGGTGGCGCTTCCGACCACGAGTTGGACCCCGCCAAGCAGTCCGCCCTGCTCCACGTGGACGGCGAGGTGGCCACCGACTGCGTGCTGGTGGCCCTCTTCAAGACGAACGCTCCCTGGGCGGCCCTGCGCTCGCACTGGTACGTGCCCACCGGCGAGCGGCTCGTCATCACCAAGGTGGACGAGAGCGCCCAGCGCGCCCTGGAGATCGACGGCAAGCCCGCCGCCCTGCGCTACTCGGAGCTGCTCGGCATCCCCGTGGAGGAGCTGGAGTACGGCAAGCCCCGGGGCTTCGCCGCCCAGCCCACCGCCCTCAAGGTGGGCCGCGAGTACTTCATCCGCTCCCCCTGGAAGGCCCTGCCCGACCACTCCATCCTCTTCGCCAACCTCCTGGAGGAGGGCACCGAGCTGGAGCTCATGAAGCTGGGCGACATGGCCGGCCTCACCCGCTCCTTCTTCCAGGACGAGCTGCCCCGCCGCGTCCAGAATCCCCAGGCCGCCCTCCTCTTCCACTGCGGCGGCCGCATGTACTATTCCCACGTGGTTGGAACCACGGCCCAACTGGCCGACACCTTGCGTCACGCTCCCCCGGCGGCTGGAATGAACGTGAACTTCGAAATCTACTCGGGGTTCCACATCAACACGACGCTGACGGTTCTCGCGTTCGGGGGTAACTGA